In the Primulina tabacum isolate GXHZ01 chromosome 7, ASM2559414v2, whole genome shotgun sequence genome, AAAATCCAGGATTTTAGATTTTatcatgataatattttgtaccaagatttgcAAGATTTTCGAAATGGAATGTTTAATTTTATCTGGACCATTATTtggaactcaagaatttaaataatatcgtgtatatttcGAAATTTGAGATATGCAGAATTATACCGGAtatagatctaagatttgatataccTGGATAAAGATTTAAGCAGGAAGATAATTCAATCTTGGATTACAAAACTTGAAGTAGATATCAtaggattttcaaaaatattaaaggaTTTAgggaggattttcgaaattgttGAGATATagggaaaaatttaaaagtttaactaccaggattttaaagaaaaaaatatcaaaatcctATCTTGGAAAAATACCACTAAATTTCGAGTTTAGGtagggaaattttgggatttaagaaatataattGGGAAATAAAAAGTCTACCGAATATTGGAAATTAGACAcataagtcaaaattttcagGCTGGACAtggcataatttcgaaatttttccAAGGGAAGGATATCAAGATTTTGAAATTTATCATCCAGGATCAGGGATAAATATTTAGATATAGATCACAATTCTAGATGAAGATTTGATTCAATTCAAACGCGCGGATAAACTCGATCGAGATAGCAGCCAACCGCTATAAATAGTGAGCCTATAACTCGAAAATTCACACCATTTTCTACTCCAATTTTTCGAGTTTCTCCCCTAGTTTTCTTAGGATTCTCGAGAGCCGCGAAGCGCTGCCGCAGTTCAGTCGCCGAagaggaattttcgaaattccagTGCAAGAATCCCTAGGTTTTCACATTTTTCTCCTCAAGAATTTAAGGTAAGTGGacttgttttaaatgtgtaatttcggtgtatgcatttttcgttttttgaaatttcggtcgagtacaattcttcttctatCCCCCTTCTAGTTATGATTGCTGCATGGGTTTatgttgacactgtgaggattcaacttgatatgggagggaatcccaactatgatatgaccctcatacggtggggatataaccgattcggcctcgcccccttagaggagtaaaaattagggactgaattcagtaaaccattgaaagtgGAGGAATCTCAGTGTCAGGTCAATGATACGAATGTGGTATGAGTCAAAATATGCATGGTGTGTGTATGTATTTCGaaattttatatgcatgttgttgtgtactcgaacggcccccacttgctgagtatttcccaaaatactcaccccttactccccttcccagataaatccgaagtgcaggttgaggaagaagagtcagaacaattctggggctggtgataaATTTCGATAATTATAGTATTCGGATTTAGAATTttcgtattttttttatttgtaagacgtttccgcatttatttattttccgtTGTAAAGACAAATGTTCAAATCTTtgtgaatttatgaaatatactggtttcggtttatactgtgctacgaggctggttgtttttcgattgtgtgattgatgaacaacgccggtgtcgaccaaccccggtctcggggcgtgacatttaagtggtatcagagccgccaggttcataatccgagtggaaaaaatcgattttcgaaaaaaaaaaccgaaaaaTTTTCGGACGAATTTTTACTCGAGGCCGACGCTATCCCCTCCGAAACGGCCCAACGAACGATACTCACCACTATAAAGTCGTGAGGTAGGGGTCAAAATCGCGAAATTCCTTCGTTTAGGCCTCTGAAAAACCgtttttgccgttttaggaaAGTTTTGTAATCCCTATAACTTTTCATAGGAAAATCCGAATTCGATTCCGTCAACTGTTctggaatcctctcgacatatGCTTCGAATCAATATGTCTATCTcaaaactttccatttttggaaattttcgaaaattttgattattttcatATATTTGACTCTATATAaccttgatatttttattatgtccTATTTATGATATTCTGagcatttattttttttttgtttccagGAAATGGCTCGTTTTCGTGTCACTGCTCGTAAGAAAGTAACCCCGATTACCCATAGGGAGACTATTCAGTTGGATTACCACCAGCATCGCACGCGCGCTCAGGCTGTTATACATTTAAAGGAATTGGCTATAGGACACCAGGATAGGACTATCAGGAGGCTGAGAGCTAGTAATCTTGAGAGGAGGCAACAAGTGGAAAATCTGACTACCAAACTGGAGACATCAGAGAAAAGAATTGACGAGGTCTTCCAAATGTTCGAGCTCGTGAAAGAACATAACTGCGAACTGCGAGAGTCATTACAAATAATGATGAGTCAAGCCAAGCAAGCTAAGGCAGAACTGGATAGACGCACCATAGAACTGTCTGAAGCCCGTCAAGCCCGGCTGAGGgacaagaaaaaaattgaagaatccTGGAATGTGATCATGCAATTATCTGAGAATAACCAAAGGCTATCCAAGGAGGTAGACGATAGGAAAGCAAAGGAGAAGGAGCTCATCCAGAAGAATGAAACAAACTGCGCACACGCAAGAAATGAATTGAATGACGCGATAGGAAAGATTCTGTCCCACAGGGAAGAGATTGCTGAGTTGGAATCGGAAAATCAGAGTCTTCAGATGCAGCTCGCAGAGTTCTTAGACCCAGAGGTGCCTGAGGATCCCGAGGAGGAAGAAGCCCTACCTGACGTGGCCGAGGAGAATGGAGAGATAGCGGATTAGAACATTTTAGTGAATCATTCTTAGTAGTTTATTCCCATTGTTGCTACGTTTTCTTTTCTTCACTACATTTATTTATCTAGATTGGTCATGTTCATTTATTTTCCTGTTTGAGaagtcaataaaatattttatttgttccaTTGATTTCAATTTACTTCTGCGCAATCTATTGCATGAAACCTACTCGTACCAATTCTTAGAACTTGCGAATGTAGGAAATGGTCGGCAGACCCCCATGGCAAAACCGCAACCCGCGTTACCCTTATGCCGATCGCGAAGAGAGACAGGAGAATCGACAGGAGAATGGACCACCGCCTGCAGTTAATCTAAGCCGAGCTGATCTTATAGCCATAGCCACCATAGTGACGACAACACTGCAAGGGTTGGGAAACCAAAATGCCAAtcaaccacctccaccaccaccaccaaatGGAATCAAATTTCATTATGAATCCCTCCGAAAGAACAGATGTCCGATATTCAGAGGGGACGCTGATCCCAAAGTTGGCCAGAGATTGCTAAAGAGTGTCGAGACTCAGTTAAGGCTTTTGGAAGTTCCCGAGGCACTCAAAGTGGATGTGATTGTGCCTTTCCTGGAAGACAGTGCAGCTAAATGGTGGGAAGCAGTCTCGCCAGCCATGATCGCTGCTGGACCAATCACGTGGCAAAACTTTCGAGAAACATTTCTGAAACAGTACTATCCGGTAGAGGTCAGATTGCAGAAGTTAAGTGAGTTTGAAAATCTCACTCAAGCTCCAGATATGTCAGTAGTGGAGTACACATCTCACTTTAATGCCCTTGGATCGTATGCTCCGGCAATCATGGCAGACGAAGTTTTGAAGCTGCACCGtttcaagaagggattgaacagccgAATCCAGTTGGCCTTAGCAGTTTATCAGCCCGCCAATTTTTCAGATCTTATGAGCGCAGCTATCCGAGCTGAAACCGATATCCGTAGAAGAGAGGGAGAGAATAAGAACAAGCGTCCTTATATCGGTCAGTCTTCTCAGAGTGGTTAGAAGTTCAGGAAACCCAACCAATCAGGCGGACCTTCTTCAGGGCAACCCTCAGCAGCCACTAACTACCAAGGACCCAAACCGTGCCCAAAATGCGGTTTCAGACACCCCGGGGAATGTCGAAAAGCCAGTGGCGCGTGCTTCGGATGTGGGAAACCAGGGCACCGAATTTCTGAATGTCCTACTGTCACCAACCAACCAGCAGGGCCCAACAAGGGAACTGGGCCGACTGTGGGAGCTAACCCCAACAAACCAAAGAAGAATAAGCCTAATGCCAAGGTGTTCTCTATGAACCAAGAAGAGGCGGACGACGCCAATGAAGTCGTATAAGGTACCGTCTTATTTCA is a window encoding:
- the LOC142552383 gene encoding uncharacterized protein LOC142552383, which produces MVGRPPWQNRNPRYPYADREERQENRQENGPPPAVNLSRADLIAIATIVTTTLQGLGNQNANQPPPPPPPNGIKFHYESLRKNRCPIFRGDADPKVGQRLLKSVETQLRLLEVPEALKVDVIVPFLEDSAAKWWEAVSPAMIAAGPITWQNFRETFLKQYYPVEVRLQKLSEFENLTQAPDMSVVEYTSHFNALGSYAPAIMADEVLKLHRFKKGLNSRIQLALAVYQPANFSDLMSAAIRAETDIRRREGENKNKRPYIGQSSQSG